In a genomic window of Lonchura striata isolate bLonStr1 chromosome 4, bLonStr1.mat, whole genome shotgun sequence:
- the TMEM192 gene encoding transmembrane protein 192: MALAAGRRRQDLDNGSLEITQSLEDDPLLDAPLISSHALHSQLRPRFHAIPAVLLANFLVLIHVAFVVLAFLAAMFCSYPNPNQDKCPGNYTHPLKVQTVIIIAKIVLWILHVCFEQYVHHHHSRVRRRGYFSIYQATRHLKRLPLLIHATGNTALLLILSVQHSFPDHSKVYLYLILGVLSLEMISSLTCLVIYTVKISNFNRAKPRPDIIEEEKLYAYPSHITSEVGFRENSSLEEIVEKQGDVIEYLQRHNALLSKRLLALTSQQTKT; this comes from the exons ATGGCgctggcggcggggcggcggcggcaggaCCTGGACAAC GGTTCCTTGGAAATAACACAGAGTTTGGAAGATGATCCTCTACTGGATGCACCACTCATTTCGTCTCATGCATTGCATTCCCAattgaggccaagatttcatgCTATCCCAGCAGTTCTCCTTGCCAATTTCCTGGTGCTAATACAT gttgcttttgttgttttagCATTTTTAGCAGCTATGTTTTGCTCTTACCCCAATCCAAACCAAGATAAGTGCCCTGGAAACTACACTCACCCACTTAAAGTGCAGACTGTCATAATAATTGCAAAAATAGTTCTGTGGATTCTGCATGTCTGTTTTGAACAATACGTGCATCACCACCACAGCAGAGTCAGAAGAAGAGGTTACTTCTCCATATACCAAGCAACAAGACATCTGAAAAGACTTCCACTGCTAATCCATGCCACAG GTAATACGGCCCTGCTCTTGATTCTGTCGGTGCAGCATTCCTTTCCTGATCACAGCAAAGTGTACTTGTATCTTATCCTGGGAGTCCTGAGCCTGGAGATGATTAGTTCCCTGACATGCTTAGTGATTTACACAG TGAAAATAAGCAACTTCAATCGTGCCAAACCAAGACCTGACAtaattgaagaagaaaaattgtatGCCTACCCTAGTCACATTACCTCAGAAGTTGGATTCAG GGAAAATTCCAGTTTAGAAGAGATAGTTGAGAAGCAAGGAGATGTAATAGAGTATCTTCAGCGACACAATgcactgctcagcaagagaCTGTTGGCATTAACATCTCAGCAAACCAAAACTTAG